The Nerophis lumbriciformis linkage group LG34, RoL_Nlum_v2.1, whole genome shotgun sequence genome includes a window with the following:
- the ubxn2a gene encoding UBX domain-containing protein 2A isoform X1 produces the protein MIHNDVENDDNWVASDDDEEEAPMRCSFSVEDLLDEVEKICYDASGTSKVEMVVRLWKDGFTVNDQEFRSYSVPENQQFLDAIKRGELPAEWESRAEEEELEVNVEDLTEEAYVPKKKVFHPFSGRGYRLGSVAPRVVARSPSVHEDGESPPIPMVTLDHALPVTSLQIWLADGRRLVQRFNLSHRIVDVQDFVARCQRNCPPFVLTTSLPLRELKNKELSLHEADLSNAVIVQRPLDTQAPFGHSGLAP, from the exons ATGATACACAATGACGTGGAGAATGATGACAATTG GGTTGCGAGCGATGATGATGAAGAGGAGGCTCCGATGAGATGTAGTTTCTCAGTAGAAGACCTCCTGGACGAGGTGGAGAAGATCTGTTACGATGCCTCAGGGACGTCTAAG GTTGAGATGGTGGTGCGCCTGTGGAAGGACGGCTTCACTGTCAACGACCAGGAGTTCCGCAGCTACTCGGTACCTGAAAACCAGCAGTTCCTGGACGCCATCAAAAGGGG GGAGCTCCCGGCAGAGTGGGAGAGTCGGGCTGAGGAAGAGGAGCTGGAGGTCAATGTGGAGGACCTGACAGAAGAAGCCTATGTTCCCAAAAAGAAAGTTTTCCACCCTTTCAGTGGGAGAGGATACCGGCTTGGAAG CGTAGCCCCCAGAGTCGTGGCCAGGTCGCCATCTGTGCACGAGGATGGAGAATCTCCTCCTATTCCCATGGTAACGCTGGACCACGCCCTCCCCGTGACCTCGCTGCAGATCTGGTTGGCCGATGGCAGGAGATTGGTGCAGAGGTTCAACCTATCACATCG GATTGTCGACGTTCAAGACTTTGTGGCGCGCTGCCAGAGGAACTGCCCGCCTTTCGTCCTGACCACATCGCTTCCCTTGCGGGAGCTGAAAAACAAAGAGCTGAGCCTCCACGAGGCGGATCTGTCAAATGCTGTCATCGTCCAGAGGCCTCTGGACACACAGGCGCCCTTTGGACACTCGGGACTAGCACCTTAA